In Campylobacter mucosalis, a single window of DNA contains:
- the nikA gene encoding nickel ABC transporter substrate-binding protein: protein MLFRALLILLALIIQAIAQNTLNFVTSKNVGELNPHLYSPNEMFAQDMLYEGLFKYDENGTISPLLATNYRIENDGKRYIFTLRDDVYFTDGVKFDAIAVKANFDAIIENRKRHSWLELANIIQSVEILDDKTIALNILKPYEPTPKELSLIRPFRFISPNSLINGSSKDGIKAPVGTGKFKLESSVAGVSDTFIKNEKYWGEAAKIDKIVSKVIPYPSTKILALKTKQADLIYSSEQIPLDAIESLKSEFNVEISAPINTLVIAINSNKFPTNNLSVRKALNMAVDKDALVKSVFFNTQKKADFLFSTTLKNCDVGLKPYEFNTKMANEILEQDGYKMTKDGIREKNGQKLEINLVYIGTDAIKKSIGEILQNDFKKIGVKLSLKADESSIFYKKQQSGDFHLIFNETWGVPYDPEIFLGSMRTISHADYQAQLGLKQKAELDANITKILDGSQNSAKLIKSALKTLHDEAIYIPISFETNIAISSKNLDGVNAKAISNHVPFDKMFKR from the coding sequence ATGTTATTTAGAGCTTTATTAATATTATTAGCATTAATAATACAAGCAATAGCGCAAAATACGCTAAATTTTGTAACTTCAAAAAATGTTGGCGAGCTAAATCCGCATCTTTATTCGCCAAATGAGATGTTTGCACAAGATATGCTCTACGAGGGGCTTTTTAAATACGATGAAAATGGCACCATATCGCCACTTTTAGCCACTAATTACCGCATAGAAAATGATGGCAAACGCTATATTTTTACGCTTAGAGACGATGTGTATTTTACCGATGGGGTGAAATTTGACGCGATTGCGGTAAAGGCAAATTTTGACGCCATTATAGAAAATAGAAAAAGGCATAGTTGGCTAGAACTTGCAAACATTATACAAAGTGTTGAAATTTTAGACGACAAAACTATCGCTTTAAATATCCTAAAACCCTATGAGCCAACGCCAAAAGAGCTAAGTTTAATACGCCCATTTCGCTTTATTTCGCCAAATTCCCTCATCAACGGCTCAAGCAAGGACGGGATAAAAGCACCAGTAGGCACTGGCAAATTTAAGCTTGAAAGCTCAGTTGCTGGAGTGAGCGATACATTCATCAAAAATGAAAAATACTGGGGCGAAGCAGCAAAAATAGACAAAATAGTAAGCAAAGTTATACCATATCCAAGCACCAAAATTTTGGCTTTAAAAACAAAACAAGCGGATCTAATCTACTCAAGCGAACAAATCCCACTTGACGCTATAGAGAGTCTAAAGAGCGAATTTAACGTAGAAATTTCAGCACCCATAAACACACTAGTCATCGCCATAAACTCAAACAAATTTCCAACAAACAACCTAAGCGTGAGAAAAGCCCTAAATATGGCGGTGGATAAAGACGCTCTTGTAAAATCTGTATTTTTTAACACTCAAAAAAAGGCGGATTTTTTGTTCTCAACCACTCTTAAAAACTGCGACGTGGGCCTAAAACCATACGAATTTAACACTAAAATGGCAAATGAAATTTTAGAGCAAGATGGCTATAAGATGACAAAAGACGGCATAAGAGAAAAAAATGGTCAAAAACTTGAGATAAATCTCGTATATATCGGCACTGACGCTATTAAAAAATCAATTGGCGAAATTTTACAAAATGATTTTAAGAAAATTGGTGTAAAACTATCGCTAAAGGCTGATGAAAGTAGCATATTTTACAAAAAACAACAAAGCGGAGACTTTCATCTAATATTTAATGAAACCTGGGGTGTGCCATACGATCCTGAAATTTTCCTAGGCTCGATGAGAACGATATCGCACGCCGATTATCAAGCACAGCTTGGATTAAAACAAAAAGCCGAACTTGACGCAAATATAACCAAAATTTTAGATGGCTCACAAAATAGCGCCAAACTCATCAAAAGTGCCTTAAAAACGCTACACGATGAGGCAATATACATACCTATTAGCTTTGAGACAAACATCGCAATTAGCTCTAAAAATTTAGACGGAGTAAATGCAAAAGCCATAAGCAACCACGTTCCGTTTGACAAGATGTTTAAAAGATGA
- a CDS encoding ABC transporter permease subunit, with protein MKILIIKRIFFAIFTLLGVSFVVFFILRLNGTDAALSYLTASGIAPTKEALAEARAYLGLDKPLFMQYFLWLGDALRLNFGISYITGKEVSPLMLYYFKNSIKLVLLSLCFTLVFSLILGIASAFKKDHFIDHFTRFFAFVGVSVPNFWLGFVLISVFSVKFQLLPPFGSGTFLHLIMPAFAMSLMSLCINARLIRANILSTMSQRHVLYAKMRGVKGSELTFKFILKSALLPVITAVGMHFGELLGAAIVVENVFAYPGVGTFIINAVSSNDYPVILCFMILFCAVFIVSNIITDILYILIDPRLRHTK; from the coding sequence ATGAAAATTTTAATCATAAAGCGTATATTTTTTGCCATTTTCACGCTACTTGGCGTGTCGTTTGTGGTGTTTTTTATTCTTAGATTAAACGGCACCGACGCGGCACTTAGCTATCTAACCGCCTCAGGCATAGCCCCAACAAAAGAGGCCTTAGCTGAAGCTAGGGCGTATTTAGGGCTTGATAAACCATTATTTATGCAGTATTTTTTGTGGCTAGGCGACGCGCTTAGGCTAAATTTTGGCATATCTTATATAACCGGCAAAGAGGTTTCGCCATTAATGCTTTATTATTTTAAAAACAGCATTAAGCTCGTGCTTTTATCGCTTTGTTTTACGCTCGTTTTCTCGCTTATACTTGGTATAGCTTCAGCATTTAAAAAAGATCATTTTATCGACCATTTTACTAGATTTTTCGCGTTTGTCGGCGTTAGTGTGCCAAATTTTTGGCTTGGGTTTGTTCTTATTAGCGTATTTTCTGTAAAATTTCAGCTCTTGCCACCTTTTGGCTCTGGCACGTTTTTGCACCTCATAATGCCAGCATTTGCGATGAGCCTGATGTCGCTTTGTATAAATGCCAGACTTATTAGGGCAAATATCCTAAGCACGATGAGCCAACGACACGTGCTTTATGCAAAAATGCGTGGGGTTAAAGGCAGTGAGCTAACATTTAAATTTATCCTAAAAAGCGCCCTTTTGCCTGTTATAACAGCCGTAGGTATGCACTTTGGAGAGCTTTTAGGAGCAGCGATAGTTGTTGAAAATGTCTTTGCTTATCCTGGTGTTGGCACATTTATCATAAATGCGGTTTCTAGCAACGACTACCCGGTTATACTCTGTTTTATGATACTTTTTTGCGCGGTCTTTATCGTTAGTAATATAATCACCGACATACTTTACATACTCATCGATCCAAGGCTAAGGCATACAAAATGA
- the nikC gene encoding nickel ABC transporter permease subunit NikC, translating to MRKFLLIFACFTIILMLFLAIFAPLIAPFDPTAINLEAKFLDPSQTYILGTDHLGRDIFSRLIYGARVSFFCVFLTLFLVLVFGGVAGGVAGFMGGKIDQALMRICDLFFGIPTIVLALFLVSIFGSGTLNIIIAIAITHWAWYARFIRSIVLSLKNKEYVLASKLCGASGVANFKQNMLRVIASQCIILATLDIGHIMLHISGLSFLGLGVKAPDAEWGIMISDAKEFLFSAPHLIYYPGIALFLCVASFNIAGDYLRDRLDSGDFEELSNA from the coding sequence ATGAGAAAATTTCTACTCATATTTGCTTGTTTCACGATAATTTTAATGCTTTTTCTAGCGATATTTGCACCACTTATAGCCCCTTTTGATCCGACTGCTATAAATTTAGAAGCTAAATTTTTAGATCCAAGTCAAACATATATCTTAGGCACAGATCATCTTGGCAGAGACATATTCTCAAGGCTTATTTATGGGGCAAGAGTATCGTTTTTTTGCGTCTTTTTGACACTATTTTTAGTGCTAGTTTTTGGTGGTGTGGCTGGTGGTGTGGCTGGTTTTATGGGCGGAAAAATAGATCAAGCATTAATGAGAATTTGCGATCTATTTTTTGGTATTCCAACCATAGTTTTAGCACTTTTTTTAGTCAGCATATTTGGCTCAGGAACTCTAAATATCATAATAGCCATTGCCATTACGCACTGGGCGTGGTATGCAAGATTTATAAGATCGATAGTCTTAAGCCTAAAAAACAAAGAATACGTCCTAGCAAGCAAACTTTGTGGGGCAAGTGGAGTTGCAAATTTTAAACAAAATATGCTAAGAGTCATAGCCTCTCAGTGCATAATCCTTGCGACGCTTGATATTGGGCATATTATGCTTCATATATCAGGGCTTAGTTTTTTAGGGCTTGGTGTAAAAGCACCAGACGCTGAATGGGGCATAATGATAAGCGATGCGAAGGAATTTTTATTTAGTGCTCCACATCTGATTTACTATCCAGGCATTGCACTATTTTTGTGCGTTGCAAGTTTTAATATCGCTGGAGATTATCTGCGTGATAGGCTAGATAGTGGCGATTTTGAGGAGTTAAGCAATGCTTGA
- a CDS encoding ATP-binding cassette domain-containing protein, translating into MLEVKNLSIKAQDKIIVDDISFSLKRGIVTALIGKSGVGKSLCATGIFGIFTNGTSGKITLNFNNEPVKNPSKIISTIMQNPRTAFSPILSISSHAKSILKANDMLDQNFNQLLKTELKNVGLKDEVADRYPFELSGGMLQRAMIALALITKPKFLIADEPTTDLDAITQTEILSLLSKLVKQKNMGLLLITHDFGVINAFADEILVLEDTKIVEKADKNEIFTSPKSKSSRELLNAYEALK; encoded by the coding sequence ATGCTTGAAGTAAAAAATCTAAGCATAAAAGCACAGGATAAAATAATCGTAGATGATATAAGTTTTAGCCTAAAACGTGGCATAGTAACCGCACTAATTGGCAAAAGTGGAGTGGGTAAAAGCCTTTGTGCCACCGGAATTTTTGGAATTTTTACAAACGGCACAAGTGGCAAAATAACGCTAAATTTTAACAACGAGCCAGTAAAAAATCCAAGCAAAATCATCTCAACCATAATGCAAAATCCACGCACCGCATTTAGCCCAATTTTAAGCATAAGCTCACACGCCAAATCTATCCTAAAAGCAAACGATATGCTAGATCAAAATTTCAACCAGCTTCTAAAAACAGAGCTAAAAAATGTCGGTTTAAAAGATGAAGTAGCAGATAGATATCCGTTTGAGTTAAGTGGCGGAATGCTTCAACGTGCGATGATAGCACTTGCCTTGATAACAAAACCGAAATTTTTAATCGCAGATGAACCTACGACCGATCTTGACGCGATTACTCAGACTGAAATTTTATCGCTTCTTAGTAAGCTTGTAAAACAAAAAAATATGGGTTTACTACTCATAACTCACGATTTTGGCGTTATAAATGCTTTTGCTGATGAAATTTTAGTGCTTGAGGATACAAAAATAGTAGAAAAAGCAGACAAAAATGAAATTTTTACTTCGCCAAAAAGCAAAAGTTCGCGCGAACTTTTAAACGCATACGAGGCGTTAAAATGA
- a CDS encoding ATP-binding cassette domain-containing protein, which translates to MILELDKISHYYHASYLFKHTHEPVLDEISLDIKKGKCTALMGRSGSGKSTLAHIIMGLLKPSKGEIKFDGSTLLLDTLSQRRKFYSQVQLVFQDPISAVNPRFSTKEVLCEPLKHLFDLKKDEMSTRVEQICEVLYIKKSHLEQRALNLSGGELGRVCLARAMIVRPKLLILDESLSGFDLALSLDILNFLKTLKGQMSFIFITHDLRLARNFADEIVLLENGKIVEKTDCELKSEFGQKLQSAVL; encoded by the coding sequence ATGATACTAGAGTTAGATAAAATTTCTCACTACTACCACGCAAGTTATCTCTTTAAACACACTCACGAGCCAGTGCTTGATGAGATAAGCTTAGATATCAAAAAAGGTAAATGCACAGCACTAATGGGTCGCTCAGGTAGCGGTAAAAGCACATTGGCTCATATTATTATGGGGCTTTTAAAGCCTAGTAAAGGAGAGATAAAATTTGACGGATCGACACTTTTGCTAGATACACTTAGCCAAAGACGCAAATTTTACTCACAAGTCCAGCTCGTGTTTCAAGATCCAATCAGTGCGGTAAATCCACGTTTTAGCACAAAAGAGGTGTTATGTGAGCCGTTAAAACATCTATTTGACCTAAAAAAAGATGAGATGAGTACTAGGGTGGAGCAAATTTGTGAGGTTTTATACATAAAAAAGAGCCACTTAGAGCAAAGAGCTTTAAACCTAAGTGGCGGCGAGCTTGGGCGAGTTTGCCTAGCTCGTGCGATGATAGTTAGGCCCAAACTTCTTATCCTTGATGAGTCGCTATCTGGTTTTGATCTCGCCCTTAGCCTTGATATTTTAAATTTCTTAAAGACCTTAAAAGGGCAGATGAGTTTTATATTTATCACTCACGATCTGCGTCTGGCACGAAATTTTGCCGATGAGATAGTCCTGCTTGAAAACGGCAAAATCGTCGAAAAAACAGACTGCGAACTTAAAAGCGAATTTGGGCAAAAGCTACAATCAGCAGTTTTGTAG
- a CDS encoding RidA family protein, protein MKKIIHTNNAPQAIGPYSQAVLTNGFLFVSGQLGVKPNGEFAGSDVKSQTKQSLENIKAILCASDLDFTNVVKTTIFLADMGDFAAVNEIYATYFSENFPARSTVAVKTLPKDALVEIETIAVL, encoded by the coding sequence ATGAAAAAAATAATACACACAAACAACGCGCCACAGGCGATCGGGCCGTATTCACAGGCTGTTTTGACAAACGGATTTTTATTTGTTTCGGGGCAACTTGGCGTTAAGCCAAATGGCGAGTTTGCAGGCTCTGATGTAAAATCGCAAACCAAGCAAAGCTTGGAGAATATAAAAGCCATACTTTGTGCTTCTGATTTGGATTTTACAAACGTTGTAAAAACGACGATATTTTTAGCCGATATGGGCGACTTTGCCGCTGTGAATGAAATTTATGCTACTTATTTTAGTGAAAATTTCCCAGCACGAAGCACAGTTGCGGTAAAAACCTTACCAAAAGATGCTTTGGTTGAGATAGAAACGATAGCAGTTTTGTAA
- a CDS encoding DUF748 domain-containing protein: MKNLYKNYKKTSLFVIFCVTFVLFYTLFGFFGVPWILKDIAPKFLADKNATLTIKEAKFNPYTFELNATGVKLSTYTEIFSVNELDLSLRFRELFFKNINIDVLRLNEPYVNIQREQNASFNFESLLSDSSTQDDESDDGFFNITLNSFKLINGDARYADNSLKKPFIVNLKDISYEIEGVNLKEHSVGKHTLDTNSTLFDEFDWKGGVSLKPLKIYGDIKFAGLKMDKIWQSYVGDSDINISKGFLDTRLNYSVDIDSAGVGLNLKESEILARDVNVSSKSDNIVLKNLGFKNLNLDSKFSGKNSLKLSLDEIYSDSLAFNQNSLTGIKFIKPTLRKDLSENYSLNVKDINVTKTSLKSGEFDLAIDAVFANELDISYVAKEGKILINLPKFGSSFVGLNAKDEKFAALKSLEGLNLGLKDDKVNLKSATLSNLELFSKAKGFAGFLDTSINEIEFDTLNTSLLVKNIAINSLFFNDEIGQNGSKAINNLKFLNQKSKKEPSKNASKFVANIENIDILNASSNITQSFLKEPLKHKILVKNAKISDLSTDFTKPFKVGINLNTSESINLDLSGKIALEPFASELNVKLGVDELAGLNSLTSQYLNAKITGGSAKINANLTLDKSVKVGGNLALDNLSIDDKNGTKIAALKSLNIKKIKLDTKSVMLDKVELKEPFIKAWVGKDRSFNLAKILKDDKSSKSSDSTESFKFGIKDVSLSNASVDFGDESLVLPFMIGIKNLNANIDKIESNRVANIVSNGVVGSGGSANLDIKIDAFNPKKFSQIALKFKDIELSEATPYSATFVGRKIDGGTLDLDLFYDIKDHKMQGKNDIKIDTIKLGESVESKDAMSLPLSLAISVLKDSNNVINLNLPVKGDLDNPEFSYGGIVIKAILQIFTDVVTSPFRLLGNVLGISNADELSSVDFTAGSDDVMQSQSKKIENFAQIAKSKNDVIFVISPAFDEVVDKFAIQKRLLDREISMIAGTTKNDLEVINEMAKKQFKTPVPDIYKALIENKKISSGALDELAISRAKALQEVMIKAGVPSEQIKISDKTQKVNSQMQLYIPLPMGIEKR, from the coding sequence CATTGATGTTTTAAGACTAAATGAGCCCTATGTAAATATCCAAAGAGAGCAAAACGCTAGTTTTAACTTTGAGAGTTTGCTAAGCGATAGTTCTACACAAGATGACGAGAGTGATGATGGATTTTTTAATATCACGCTAAATAGCTTTAAGCTTATAAATGGCGACGCAAGATATGCTGATAATAGCCTAAAAAAGCCATTTATTGTAAATTTAAAGGATATAAGCTACGAGATAGAGGGTGTAAATTTAAAGGAGCATAGTGTCGGCAAACACACGCTAGACACGAATTCTACGCTCTTTGATGAGTTTGATTGGAAAGGCGGTGTGAGCTTAAAACCGCTTAAAATTTACGGAGATATAAAATTTGCTGGTCTTAAAATGGATAAAATTTGGCAAAGCTATGTCGGAGATAGCGATATAAATATCAGCAAAGGTTTTTTAGATACCAGATTAAATTATAGCGTAGATATCGATAGCGCTGGAGTTGGGCTTAATCTTAAGGAGTCAGAAATTTTGGCTAGAGATGTTAATGTTTCTAGCAAAAGTGACAATATTGTTTTAAAAAATCTTGGATTTAAAAATCTAAATTTAGATAGTAAATTTAGTGGCAAAAACAGCTTAAAATTATCGCTAGATGAGATATATTCAGACAGCTTGGCGTTTAATCAAAACTCGCTTACAGGCATAAAGTTTATAAAACCAACGCTAAGAAAGGATTTAAGCGAAAATTACAGCCTAAATGTCAAGGATATAAATGTGACAAAAACAAGCCTCAAGAGTGGCGAGTTTGACCTAGCTATTGACGCTGTATTTGCAAACGAGCTTGATATAAGTTACGTGGCAAAAGAGGGTAAAATTTTAATCAATTTGCCCAAATTTGGCTCATCTTTTGTCGGCTTAAATGCTAAAGATGAAAAATTTGCAGCCTTAAAATCTTTAGAGGGGCTAAATTTAGGGCTAAAAGATGATAAAGTAAATCTTAAAAGTGCCACACTAAGCAACTTGGAACTATTTTCTAAAGCAAAAGGTTTTGCTGGATTTTTAGATACGAGCATTAATGAAATCGAGTTTGATACCTTAAATACATCATTGCTGGTAAAAAATATAGCTATAAATTCTCTGTTTTTTAATGATGAGATTGGACAAAATGGGTCAAAAGCCATAAATAATTTAAAATTTTTAAATCAAAAATCAAAAAAAGAGCCTAGTAAAAATGCTAGTAAATTTGTAGCAAACATTGAAAATATCGATATTTTAAATGCAAGTTCAAATATAACTCAAAGCTTTTTAAAAGAGCCTTTAAAACATAAAATTTTAGTAAAAAATGCAAAAATTTCAGATCTCTCTACCGATTTTACAAAGCCATTTAAAGTTGGCATAAATTTAAACACAAGCGAAAGTATAAACTTAGATTTATCTGGAAAAATAGCACTTGAGCCGTTTGCAAGTGAGTTAAATGTAAAGCTAGGTGTAGATGAGTTAGCGGGGTTAAATTCTCTAACTAGCCAGTATCTAAACGCAAAAATAACAGGTGGAAGTGCTAAGATAAATGCCAATTTGACGCTTGATAAGAGTGTAAAAGTGGGTGGAAATTTGGCCTTGGATAACCTATCAATCGATGATAAAAATGGTACAAAAATAGCAGCATTAAAATCTTTAAATATTAAAAAAATTAAGTTAGATACAAAGAGTGTAATGCTTGATAAAGTTGAGTTAAAAGAGCCGTTTATAAAGGCTTGGGTTGGCAAAGATAGGAGTTTTAACTTAGCCAAAATTTTAAAAGATGACAAAAGCAGTAAAAGTAGCGACAGCACAGAGTCGTTTAAATTTGGCATAAAAGATGTGAGTTTAAGCAATGCCAGTGTTGATTTTGGTGATGAAAGTTTGGTTTTACCTTTTATGATTGGTATTAAAAATTTAAATGCAAATATTGATAAAATCGAAAGTAATAGAGTAGCAAATATCGTATCTAACGGCGTTGTAGGAAGTGGTGGAAGTGCAAATTTGGATATAAAAATAGACGCGTTTAATCCTAAAAAATTTAGCCAAATAGCGCTTAAATTTAAAGACATCGAACTAAGCGAGGCAACGCCGTATTCTGCGACATTTGTTGGGCGTAAGATAGATGGCGGGACGCTTGATTTGGATCTGTTTTATGACATTAAAGATCACAAAATGCAGGGTAAAAACGACATCAAGATTGACACTATAAAACTTGGCGAGAGTGTCGAGTCAAAGGACGCTATGAGTTTGCCACTCTCACTTGCTATTTCTGTTCTTAAGGACTCAAATAATGTAATAAATTTAAATTTACCAGTCAAAGGCGACCTTGATAATCCAGAATTTAGCTACGGTGGTATCGTGATAAAGGCTATTTTGCAAATTTTTACAGATGTTGTCACTTCGCCGTTTAGGCTACTTGGCAATGTCCTTGGTATCTCTAATGCTGATGAGCTTTCGTCGGTTGATTTTACTGCTGGAAGCGACGATGTTATGCAATCTCAATCTAAAAAGATAGAAAATTTTGCCCAAATAGCAAAGAGTAAAAATGACGTTATTTTTGTCATCTCTCCGGCTTTTGATGAGGTTGTTGATAAATTTGCTATTCAAAAGCGTCTACTGGATAGGGAAATTTCAATGATTGCAGGCACTACTAAAAATGATCTTGAAGTGATAAACGAGATGGCTAAAAAGCAGTTTAAAACGCCTGTGCCTGATATTTACAAAGCACTTATAGAGAATAAAAAAATCTCATCTGGTGCATTAGATGAACTGGCAATATCTCGTGCTAAGGCTTTGCAAGAGGTGATGATAAAGGCTGGTGTGCCAAGTGAGCAGATAAAAATTAGCGACAAAACGCAGAAGGTAAATTCGCAAATGCAACTTTATATCCCACTTCCTATGGGTATTGAGAAGAGATAA